Genomic window (Thermodesulfobacteriota bacterium):
GGCATGCGTCATCACAGCGAATACCCCGCAATGATCACAATCTTCCCCATCCATCCATTCGTTTATTTTTTTCATGAAATGATTTCCTTTCGAAGCCGGGTTTCCGGCCATTTTTTATAGACGGGGCAGTCTTGATAGCTGCCTATGCAGTAACGGGCAATTTTCGGAATGTTGCGCCCCGTGACGGTTCGACAGTAGCAGATCTCGAACGGATCGAGCGCGTGCGGGCAGAGGTATTTTGCCACATCGATATCGGGGGGGCTGCTTTTCATTTCCAGCACATGAAGCACAGGCCGTGCCAATATTTGAATCAACTGATATTGCAGATAGATGAAAATATTAAGAGGGTTTGTTGCGGCGGGAATGATGCATACCACTATCTGAAACGGATAGTAAAAATGGATAGTCAAAAACAAAAACAATGACTGAAAACCCAGAGGCGGCCGGTTATTATTCTTTGGCGAGTCCGTGCTTTTCAAGCCGGCGTCGGAAGGTGTTGTAGTTCATTCCCAGCATCGCGGCGGCTTTCATGCGTTTTCCCCCGCAGAATCTCAGGGCCTGTTCGAGTGACCATTTCTCGAGTTGATCCATGCTGCACGGGAAGGGAGGTGGAATAACCGGCGGGTGCTCATCCGTAGCCCTGCGGGCGGGTTTCCGGGCGGGGGTATCCATGACGGAGGCAAAGATGTCCGCCGTGATCGCTTTGTCTGCGTTGAGGGTGGCGCGGCGGATTACGCTTTTGAGCTGGCGGATATTGCCGGGCCAGGCCGCCCTGGTCAGCGCTTCCCGGGCGGCTGTATCCATGGCGGGAACGTCGCGGTCAAGTTCATCGCAGGTCGTTCTTAAAAAAGAAAGCGCCAGAGGGACGATAATGTCGGGGGTTTCCCGAAGCGGAGGGAGCGTGATGGTATAATCGGCCAGGCGATAAAAAAGATCTTCGCGAAATTGTCCTTTGGCGACTTCCTCTTTAAGGTCCCGGTTGCTGGCCGCGATGATGCGCACGTCGCTTTCGGTCTCACGGTTGCTTCCCACCGGCGTAAAGCGTTTGTCTTCCACGAAATGCAGCAGTTTCACCTGCAGGCCTATCGGGCAGGATTCAACGTCGTCCAGAAAGACGGTTCCACCTTGGGCAGCCTCCATCAGGCCGGAGCGCATCTTGTCGGCGCCGGTAAATGCTCCTCTGAGATGGCCGAAAAGTTCGCTTTCCGCAAGCGGCTCGGGGATAGCTCCCATGTGAACCTTGATAAAAGGGCTTTCTCTGCGCGTACTCAGGTTGTGAATAATGCCGGCGAGGCGGGATTTGCCCGTTCCGGTTTCCCCCTGCAATAGAATATTGAAAGAAGTGCGGGCGACTCTCGCGGTCATATCCGCGATGGTTTGCAGGGCCGGGGTTCCTCCCAGCAATTCGGTTACACTTGCGTTCAGTTCGCTGGAAAGATTTTCAATTTCCTGCCGCTGAATTAAAGGCAGAGCGCATTTGTTGACCGCGTCCAGCAAATCTTCGGCATGTACCGGTTTGCGTACAAAAGCGGCAATGCCCAACTCAATGGCCTTTAAAAGATAAGCGGTTTCCGTATAGGCCGTGCAGAGAATGACGGGCGTGCCGGGCGACGTCCGCTTGAGATGTTCCGTCAGGACGATCCCGTCCATGACGGGCATGCGAATATCGCTGATAACGATGTCCGGCTGATGCTGTCCGAATAAATCGACGGCTTCGCGGCCGTTGGCCGCCGGGATGACACGCCGGCAATACAGCTCGAGGAACGCCGCCGTTTCGCGGCGCAGATCCGGTTCGTCCTCAACCAGCAGAATGGTTAAACCATTAAATTTTTTAAGGTCTTTCATGATTCCTCCTCCAGTGGCAGCTCAATTCTGAACGTTGCCCCTTCTTTACGGTGCGTCAGGCTGATGCGCCCTTTGAAGCTTTCCTCGATGATTAAGCGGGAAATATATAAACCGATGCCGCTCCCCCCCTTGTCTTGTCTGGTCGTGAAGTAGGGATTAAATATGAGCTCGACGATTTGATCCGGTATCCCGGTGCCGTTGTCGTGGATGTCCATAACCCATGTATTTTCAGGGGAGAGGAAACAGGACACTTCAATAAGCCCTGCTTCCGGTGCACCGCTAAAGGTGCGCCGATCGAGGATGGCATCCCTGGCATTAATTAAAAGATTCAAGACCACCTGTTTGAATTCATTTTGATAGGCGTTTAAAAAGATATCTGCTTCCTTGGGGCAGGTCATGGTCACGGTGATATTACGGCTGGCAAGTTGATTTTCCAGAAGTCGGATGGCATCTTCAAAGCAGACCCGGGGCTGAAAAGGACTCCTTGTTTTCTCCGTCTGGTAAAAATTGCGAAATTCATCAATGGTATCAGACATATATTCAATCTGCCGCATGGCGTTTATTTTGAAATCATCCATCTGTTGGCCGGTCAGTTCCTGCATGGATCCGGCAGCGGAGATTCTTTGAATCATCATGCCCAACGTGGAGAGAGGCTGACGCCACTGGTGAGCGATCGCACCGATCATATTCCCCATGGCCGCCTGGCGGGAATGTTCGGTGAGCAGGCGTTCCTGGACCATCCGCCTTTTAGTTTCCAATTCGACCCGCTTTTGCAGGTTCTCGTTAAGTTCATGAAGTTGCTCTTCGGCCAGCTTACGCTGGGAGATGTCATTGAAACTTGTAAAGACGTGTTGCTGGCCATTGATCAGGATAATTTCCATGAACAGGAGGACAACAACCCTTTCGCCGTTTTTTGTATGAAATTGATATTCCATCCCTCGTACACGGCCGTTCTT
Coding sequences:
- a CDS encoding sigma-54 dependent transcriptional regulator; translated protein: MKDLKKFNGLTILLVEDEPDLRRETAAFLELYCRRVIPAANGREAVDLFGQHQPDIVISDIRMPVMDGIVLTEHLKRTSPGTPVILCTAYTETAYLLKAIELGIAAFVRKPVHAEDLLDAVNKCALPLIQRQEIENLSSELNASVTELLGGTPALQTIADMTARVARTSFNILLQGETGTGKSRLAGIIHNLSTRRESPFIKVHMGAIPEPLAESELFGHLRGAFTGADKMRSGLMEAAQGGTVFLDDVESCPIGLQVKLLHFVEDKRFTPVGSNRETESDVRIIAASNRDLKEEVAKGQFREDLFYRLADYTITLPPLRETPDIIVPLALSFLRTTCDELDRDVPAMDTAAREALTRAAWPGNIRQLKSVIRRATLNADKAITADIFASVMDTPARKPARRATDEHPPVIPPPFPCSMDQLEKWSLEQALRFCGGKRMKAAAMLGMNYNTFRRRLEKHGLAKE
- a CDS encoding PAS domain-containing sensor histidine kinase, translating into MNLFDMRTILFGHLITSIVCAVIVVQLWRQNRTRFAGLTFWMIDFIFQVVAVLLVIMRGVIPDWTSMVFSNTLVISGAILGLMGMERFLEKQGTQIHNCFLVIIFIFVHSYFTFVQPNLSVRDLNLSTALLLICLQYVWLIWHRVEPGLRSLAFGVGAVNFLYCLVSSIRIVNFFITPHEDRSYFQPGIFDILILLSYQVLFILLTYSFVLMVNKRLLADISFQEEKFSKLFQSSPYAIILTRMSDGCIINVNQGFVALTGYQREEAVGRKSLDFPFWQNKEDRDAAIAVLLKNGRVRGMEYQFHTKNGERVVVLLFMEIILINGQQHVFTSFNDISQRKLAEEQLHELNENLQKRVELETKRRMVQERLLTEHSRQAAMGNMIGAIAHQWRQPLSTLGMMIQRISAAGSMQELTGQQMDDFKINAMRQIEYMSDTIDEFRNFYQTEKTRSPFQPRVCFEDAIRLLENQLASRNITVTMTCPKEADIFLNAYQNEFKQVVLNLLINARDAILDRRTFSGAPEAGLIEVSCFLSPENTWVMDIHDNGTGIPDQIVELIFNPYFTTRQDKGGSGIGLYISRLIIEESFKGRISLTHRKEGATFRIELPLEEES